ggatcaggtgctgggatatttcaagcactttgtggcattggttgagagacaaacggggaagaagctgaagtgtatccgcagtgataatggtggagagtatcttgGACCATTTGATGCTTATTGCAAAGAGCATGGAATAAGGCATCAATTCACGCCACCTCATACTCCACAGTTAAATGGGTTGGCTGAAAGGATGAATCGAACGATTGTCgagaggatgagatgtttgatctcacagtcaggcttatcgatgactttctgggcagaagctttgaacacggtggttcatgtgctgaatttgtcaccaagtgctccattggatggtgatgttccagagagggtttggactggtaaggatgtttcttacagtcacttgagggtctttgggtgtaaggcatttgttcatattcccaaggttgatagatcgaagcttgagatgaagtcgcggcagtgtgtgttcatcggttatggtcatgatgagttcgggtacagattttatgatcccgttgagaggaagctcgtaaggagcagagatgttgtgtttatggaagatcaaacgattaaggacattgacaagtccaaaaagccaactcagatttttgagggtttgatcgatacagaggctactccttctacatcggttcacggtgaggttgaggttgaggttcaggataatacacccagtgcagatgctcccgcacatgaagatggtagtggtgatcatggtgacgatcatggtgagacaccagctgctgagaaccaacccactattgttagaagatccgagagaggtcttaaaccgtcgacaaggtatgatcctagtgagtatgtattacttactgatgggggagagcctgaaagctatgatgaagctttggaggatgaacacaaggatatgtggtttggagccatggatgaggagatggattcttttgaggagaaccatacttttgagttggtggaattgcctaagggcaagaaggctctgcttaataagtgggtgtacagaattaagcatgaggatgataatttgccacctcgacacaaggctagattggttgtgaaaggctacagccaaaagaagggaattgattatgatgaaatcttttctcctgttgtgaagatgtcatccattcgggttgtacttggattggcagtgagccttgatctagaggttgagcaaatggacgtgaagactgctttccttcatggtgatttggaggaagagatctacatggaacaaccggaaggctatgtgcaaaagggcaaagaaaatttggtttgccgcttgaagaaaagcctttatggattgaagcaagcaccaaggcagtggtacatgaagttcaagtctgttatgggggagcatggttatgcagagactgattcagaccattgtgtatttgtgaaggtgttcggtgaggatgattttatcatcttgttgctgtatgtcgatgatatgttgattgtgggcaggaacatggacagaattaaggagttgaaagagcagctcagtgagtcctttgccatgaaagatatgggtccagcgaaacagattcttggtatgagaattattcgggatagaggtgagaagctgattcacttatctcaggagaagtacattgaaaaagtacttaagcggtttcacatggacaagtctaaagtgttgagtactcctcttgctccacacttaagactgagcagtcaacaaagtccgaagacatatgcggagaaggaagatatggcgaaggttccatatgcttctgcagtgggtagtttgatgtatgccatggtctgtacaagaccggatttagcctacgccgttggagttgtcagcaggtttctctccaatccgggaagagaacattggaatgctgtgaagtggattttgagatatctcCGAGGGACTTCTGATTTGAAGATTACATTTGGAGGTAAGAAGCTATTGCTTGTCAGTTACACTGATTCTGACATGTCGGGAGATGCTGATTCTAGCAAGTCTACTTCGGGTTACTTGGTAACATTTGCGGGTGGAGCTGTGGCATGGCAGTCAAGGCTGCAAAAGTGTGTTGCACTATCTACCACTGAGGCAGAGTTCATTGCCGCAACTGAAGCTTGTAAAGAGTTgttgtggatgaagaacttctgtgaAGAGATCGGCTTTAAGCAAGAAAAGTATGTGTTGCTTTGTGATAGTCAAAGCGCTATTTGTCTCGGGAAGAATTCTACATTTCATTCGAAGTCAAAACACATTCAGAGGAGGTATCATTGGATACGTGATGTGGTTGCTTCAAAGGAAGTGGAACTTGAGAAAGTTCATACGGATGATAATGGAGCTGATATGATGACGAAGTCATTACCGAGGGGGAAGCTTGAGGTATGCCGAGAGATAGCCGGAATGGTTGTCTCTTCCATCTAGTCGGAGAGAGAGTTtgttgggtccctcctagatggagagGACCAATTGGGGTGAACTTAAGAAATAATAATGTTCCCCCTTTGTCACTAGACACATAATAATAGAGTTTtgacaaaaagaagagagagagaaaggagaaaaagagagagaaggagaaaactcgtaaggtgttttcaagactggatttggagggtcaaacggatcctgatcgggctgatattttgtgggaagcttcttcagtcagtgggttagaggttcaccgaagggatttggatttcaacggttggatcttctgttgtctgggttttcttgaagctggttgccatagttcttcagcagagcagtcttgggtgtttggtaaatccaacggtgagatcttctcttattgagctgaaatttggcagaggtattgtcgacttgtttatcttggatttgtacggttggattagtttctggaagccggaatctttgtgacctgaggtcgtttggttgctgccggttttgaagctttgtgttgctctcttgttgttgttgtttgtgttggagatagctatttgtagctagactctctgttctgttcaggctgttgaacagggaggacgtggttgtactcacaaacatttatatagtggattgttgagtggactacggtcccgtggtttttccttctcacatcgaggaggttttccacgtaaaaattgtgtgtctcatttagttcgcaactttgatatcttgccatcgtcgaagtattttcctcacaggttcgcacaaggtcaggggaacacgaccattagtatttccgctgcgccgtgtgactttccccaACACTTATTTAATACCTTATTAACAGTTCCCTTCAGCTCCCTTGCGCAACAGAGTTGGGGATACTCGGTTGCAGTGGCGGAGGTAGAGTGTAAGGAGGGGGGTCATCTAACCCCTAAGAATTTTTGTTACagaaaaatttatttgtatttttgatgAGAAAGTTAGTGAAATGTtgtaaaatcattatattgacCCTGGTAACATATGctcaaaattaacataaaacccATAACTTAATTTATTGACCCAGTTAAATTTTTTGGCTAGCTCCGCCACTGCTTGGTTGTCACGTTCAGTGAAGTAGTTCCCTTGAGCTCATCCTCCCTAATTCAAAACAGAGTGATCAGAACGGGGCATTCTCAGTAACTAAAATTATCATGAGAAACTACACAATACTGTTAGTGCTTAACATTGCTCTTCTTCTACgccaacaaaaacaaataatggTCAAGATTACATATTTTATGTAGATCTTGCCGAACAAAACACTTTGAAATGCTTGGTTCTTAAAGCATGGAAACAAACCAGAAAACGTTAGTGGCTTTGCAATAATTTACTTCACTGAAGAACTACCTTACTAGCAACCATGTAAACGTCTAATATATGAATTGTTGCTTGCTCAGAATAACCAATCTACATGATCGAGTTACATAATTGGATTTTCAACATTTTCAACCTGAAATTCCTATATCTAAGGTTTTTCATAAAGCTAATTCATAACGAGAACTACACAATACTGTTAGTGTTGGAGATTACTCTTCCTCTAatcgaaaaaattaaaaacaaatggTCAATATTTCAAAATCGATGTAGATCCCACTAACAGAGAACGTTGAAATGCTTGGTTCTTAAAGCCTGGAAATATATATTGACCttatattttaggaaaaatGATTGCTGACTACACGAAGTATTGACCATCACATGGCTAACCATGCAAACTAAATAATGTATACCTACCTATGTGAAGTATATATTATGCAAAATAGCATCCCTAAACTTAATGATATTATTTAGTTAACATCACGAGTTTAATTTCGTTAATCCAAAAATTGATGTAGATGTCAGAGATCGTTTAAATATCTCGTTtcatcaattaaaatatgacCGACTCGGCTGTAATTTAACTAAATGAGATCTTAACCTACGCTTTAAAAAcgtaagaatatttttaacaaaatctaatttacaaaatcaatatgttttatcattttttgataagtagcgttttaacattttaattttagtgtatttgaaaaatatataattatattaatttttatctatattaaatatgaaaatacgtaagatattatgtaattttgtttttaattattttaatctgtTTTCTTATGAAAGTTTAAGAAAACTTCTGTAATTCATTTGATTAGTTGtatgatatatacttatttgataCATTTTTAAATGGATGCAATTTtagtttatgaaaatataaaaataaaatcattaatttaattaattttatataaaacaaataaaatgttagagtCAGTAAATTGACATGAAATAAGTTTATAGTGTAAAATTgatcaaataagtatatatcacacaattaatcaaacgaaatacaaaaaaaatattaagagttaataacaaaacagatcaaaataattaaaaaccaaaattaaataatatcttctataaatttcatatttagttaaattaccataaggtatattatattttaattgattaaaacaGAGATTTAAACGGTTTCTGATATCCACATCAATTTTGgattaacaaaattaaactcgagatgttaactacataacatcATTAAGTTAAAGAATGTTGTCATGCATAATATATACTTCTTGTTGTTAGATATACATTAGTTTAATTTGCATGGTTAGCCATGTGATGGCCAATATTTTTGTAGTAAACAATCATTTTtcctatattttattataatagatTCTACAAATATATGagcatgaaaatatattttaatatacactgagttcaaaaaaaagaaagttcacaaaaattgatatttaaaaataaataatcatccCTTTAAACCattattttaaacaacatagtatatataaatatatggaaattattaaaatatttcctttatatcaaaatatattcttAGATGCTTACAAAATTAGGggaaattttcatgtttaccatcaCTAAACagacatttacaaaaatattttcttcattaaaaCGCAAATGACTCTTATACCCttaatctctatatatataaataattatttaaataaaataattatcttatcaaattatactttttcaaaatcaaacttgtttatatttttttttttgaatttgtttcaatttttttttgaaattcaaaaattatttttgaaactaattttaaaattattttgaaatgttataaaaaaaaattaaatatttatttatgtatttattagaACCCTAAATTCCACATTCTAAAAGTCATACTCCACTCcccaactctaaatcctaagtctagattagttaaccataaggttataaatatttttttccctctttaaaagtgagagtaaaagtagtttaaataaaatttagttatgCCAATTAAACCATTTgtgtattatttaaaatatatatctcacattttagtcatttttaacaaattatataaaatcatacattTTGAATAGTTAAAGTATGACACTAAATATTATGATTGaacaaaattagtaatattttcttcttcttttttaagtATAACCTTCAAGGTAGgaaaaagtataagaaatattaaatattttagttttttaaaaacaaaggatacaatttaaataaagtggaagatttaaaaaaaaattgatattataCTTCTATGAAAATTAAGTcaatttaatatgattttataataattgaaacaaaaaaatatatattatttcttatttCATGACCCAAACGTTAAAtacctaaaatttaaaatagttctaaaaataaaataataatatttgattatgtCATATATTTAGAATAGCTAATTGATGATGGTCAAAATTACAATAGATAAGTTTGAACAGTGATTTCAATATCTACAACtaattttcaataattaatTACTGAACGGTTACAGAGTTGAAAcgtattaaaaaattaattaatgtattaGAAAGTCCTTTTAGGAAAAGGTGAAATGGACTATGGCTATATATATTGAGATACTGCAAGACTCACTTCTAATTATTAAAGAGCAGAgcaacagagaaagagagagataggattGTTTGAGGTGTGTATTTGtatacttataaatataatttgcctaaggcttcttcttcttcaccctcaaacattatcatcatcatctacttGGTGTCTTTCTTTGTCTCTAAACTTTAGCTATTTACTGACCTTTTCTTCTTGGTTTCTTTCTTTGCACCTCAACACTAGGAGTACAATAGAAAACAACTTATTATATGTCTTCTTCCAAAAAGTTACAAATGAATTCTAACTCTTTGGTATTATATTTGTTCTACTCGTAAATGTCTTCTagtggtttttttttctcttttcatgTCGTCAATCTCTGTGGCGTGTTCATGTTCATCTAAATATTTGCTTTCGTTTTATTATGAATCATATTTCATTTctaccttcttttttttacaaattattttactaatggatcttttttttaatgaatcttTGTAGAATAAGCAAAAGCAAACCCTGAGAAGATGTCTTCATCGTACAACAATACAATTTCATCATCCTTCACTCAGTCTTTCCCCCTCTTAGCCATCGGGGCAAACAACTTTAACCGTGAAGAGACGGCGATGACAATGAATCAACGGCCCAACTCCGTTTCTCCACCACCCAGGAGACTAAGAAACAAACCAGGAAACCCAAGTAAATACCTGTTAATCTCTTATTAACATATACTGTTATAAATGAAGTGTTCCAAATAACCTTGAACTCTtattatcatatgttattataAATGAAGTGTTCCAAATAACTTTTGACTTAATTCATTTTTTGTAGTTATTATCGATAATATAAGTATTAATATTATCATCATTTGAcaagattatattttatattgttagaTATTTTTTACAAGAAGATTAGTCTATTCAATTACTTATATATCGTTGTCTCTTGGCTAATGGATTGTATTGTGGTGATTCATAAGGTCCAGATGCTGAAGTGATAGCCTTGACTCCCGAAGAGATAATGGCGACGAACAGGTTCCAATGTGAAGTATGCAAAAAACGATTTCAAAGAGAACAGAATCTCCAGCTTCACAAGAGAGGACACAACCTTCCATTTAACCTGAAACAAAAGTCTGACGAAGAAGTAAGGAGGAAGGTGTATGTTTGTCCGGAGCCCACGTGCGTCTACCATGATCCGTCACGTGCTCTCGGAGACCTCACAGGAATCAAGAAGCATTATTACCGGAAGCACGGTGAGAAGAAGTTTAAATGCGAGAAATGCGATAAGTGTTACGCTGTTGAATCTGATTGCAAAGCCCACTCTAAGATTTGTGGTACCAAAGAGTATCGATGTGTTTGTGATACCAAATTCTCTAGGTAATTAACTATATAACGTCTTTCTTGGTTCCAttctataacttttttttttccttttgatagTTTTGTTCATATTATGAATCATTTTGAATAAGAATCGGTTATACTAGTgtgataaaaacattaaaaacgtGTTGGTTAACCCATACATGTTATGATGTTAATATGTTATAGTCTATAGCCATTAACATTTGTTATTccaaattcaaatatatttttttaaggtGGATTGATATTATTGAGCTTATCTTAATTACATATTTGTTTTTGGGGTGTTATTGCAGAAGAGACAGTTACGACACGCATAGGGCTTTCTGTGATGCGTTAGCACAAGAGTCAGCAGGAAACCCTAACATGAGCTTCACGGAAATGCTAGCAGCCGCTGGTGGAAGTAATGGCAGTACCGGACATGGCTTTTACGGCGGCGTTGCTTCTTCTGCCGTCTCTCACAACCATATTGGTAACAACTCAAACACTGATTTTGCCCCTCTAGCTCCAGGTCATAATCTGAACCGTTCATCGTCCCAAAAGTTTGAAGACTTTTCTCCTCAGTCCACATACCCTAACCATGGTCGCACTAGTTTCCCCGTGCAATACCCTTCAAACCAAGGACTGTTGGCACGGAACGACCAGAATCTCATGAACCAGCACGGTCTGatcaacagcaacaacaacaataacaacttGTTCAATCCCGGATACTTTCAAGCCAACACTCAGAACCTCTCTGATCAGACAGGTGCTCCTCCTCTTTTCAACCATGCTGACAACAACGTTCCTCCTGCTCTGCTTAGAGGGTCAAGTGTGGCCGCTAATAACTTTGGAGGCAATGGTAATGTAAACTTTCAAGGTCAAATGAACTCGCTAGCTGCGACAAGTGGTCATCAAGGCCGGCCCGGTAGCAGCATTTTCGACCATCGTTTCGGAAACAATCTAAGCATGGGAGGCTCTGATAGGCGGACTTTGGACTTTCTTGGCGTTAATGATCGTGGTGGCCGTAATGAACCTCCTTTGGACCTTGACATGAAGTTTTCAGATCCAAATAATCCATTCGGAAATGTTTGAGAGGATCGTACACCTCCTATGTTCTTGctggttctttgaagattttatttttaagccTATTTAactatctataaattaaaaaaaatatctataagtaaagaaaaaaaatatataagtaaagaaaaaaactatatataagtatttcttTAAGTTGTAATTAATGATGTAATGGGAATCTCGAATCAGAGTTCTTTTGGTAAAATTTGGTTTCTTCAACCTGTTGAGTCAACTcccattaattatatatttttattggaaagtaattatattaattggtATTCTTAGgatatactccttccgttttattaagtttattgttttagaaaaaaaaaattgttttacaaagatggttttttatattttctatgaaaaattgcgattttaaaaaaaaaatgaattgacTTTATTGATTTGCTATTGGCtagtaatttttgaaatttaaaaattacagaaaataagaaatttattatattgatttaatgtattttttttaatatgtgtggaaacaataaaaaatctatctttgagAAACAGAAgagtaaattttaatataattccATGACTACAACATTATATACATGTATAATCTGTTAGCATGTTCAGTTGGTACTTATTTCTCAAAAGGTATTCGCGTTTTCAATTACGAtggaattgtttttttaatcaaaaaattctCAATAATGTAAAAGCATAATGTATGTATCATGGGAATTATTTTACagtatttgaaagaaaaaaaaatctccgataacaaatgaataaatttcttgaaatattcattttttaacaaattttttaaggAACAGAAAATGAATATTTCAAGAAATTTATTCATTTGTTAtccgatatttttttttctttcaaatactGTAAACTAATTCACATGATACATACCGACTGAATAtgctaacatattttttttttttgtaacacatgcTAAcagattatatatgtatataatgttGCAGTCATGaaatttgctcataactcatttgtaatttgctaaattgttagaaataaaattttagcataatataactcagttgtcatttgctaaatttatggtttttatttatattttttattatttaattataatattttcattttatatttgaaagagaaatgaattttctttcaaacaatatttttgtaaatgtatttttttaaaaataatcaatttaaatttttattatcattgaatataattatttttgacataatttgagttttcgtttacatcaaaacttatcatattttaggataattttaatttaaaatgtaattttcatatttttcaaacaaattctaaaaatattttttaaatattttgttataatttttaaaagaatattgagttgcatttcaaataaaaaggtaaagatattaaaaatattataattaaaatatgtaaaatttaatatagttttaatgaaatggtcaaaataaaaaaaattacacataaaaaaaatcatgatttttgttaactgggcggatcattatttatatgatatcgcaaacgaaagaaaaaattatgtttttacaattatctaattaactatgtatactcattttttatattttttatatgatatcacacattcgtaaaaaatagatagtttaagatgcaaaaaaaaaatatttacttaataaatattatatgaatgaattttacaaatacatcatttaataaaataaataattaaaaaatgagtATTCATTTATGATACATATCCCAGTTACAAATGCAAGTTATGAGGCAGATCTGGGCCCTTAACTTATATACACTTATAAAATTTTGCATGACTAAATATAAACTAAAGGCCTAAAGGGTATGAAATTAAATTTGGGCCTTTAAAATTAATGGATTCTATTTCTATGAAAATGCATTCCCAGGTAATCCATCAATAATATACTTTCAAAAAGGTCACACACACTTTTCAGTCTTGAGATTTGTCTGGTGGATCGCTCTCTTCATCATCCACAGATTGATCGTAACCTATGAGAGAATCACGACTGGAAAATAGTTAAACAAAACGTTTTCATAATCACATATCAATGGTAAGTAGTGAATACTTCCTGTGTAAACCAAACACACAATTTGGATGTATTCCACAAACAAAGTAAATGAGTAGATAGTTTAGTAGCTTCAGAGCGATCAGGGCCGACCCTGGCCAAACATTTACCGCatgctttaatttttatagtCCCTCATGAAgaagttgaacaaaaaaaaaacaagtcccTCATGAAGcaaaataatatacattatacatatgaataatttttatatgaaaCCCACATTTTTTTAGTAACTTAAACTAAGTTGAATAGGGTAAACAACAAATCAACTAAGTTGCCCGGtaaatcaaaaatttaagtTTATAGAACTGAAGAAACATAATTTACAATAACAtaagttttctctttttttttctctctctcttttctcgtactttttttatattttttattcggcttcacttataatttttttggactgcttcatgttttctattttgttttaggTTCCCAAAATTTCAGAACCGACCATGAAAGTGATGTTGGCAAAGATCATATTAGGAAAATCAGCCAATTCATACATTAATAGAGGACCGCGGTTCCGATCAGTACATACACTCGGACCATGTGCTATAACATACactaacacttaatatattcaaattttatacATGAACAACAAAATTTAGGTATATTCATACTTTAACTGTGTTTCCGTTAGTCAAATAGTTACGGTGCTTACGTAGAGTTAATGGATTGCTTACATGTCTTTTAGAGATTAATATGTGGtttcttatttaaaataataaaagtatGTTAATACATAGTTTATGTGGGCGACAACGATCAAGAACAGTGTGGTCTAGTGGTTGTGTTACGGTTGTCAATCAAGCCAATCTGGGTTCAATGGGCGCAATGTACCTTAATTTTGAACATTTATTTACCGAATAGCATTTCTGTAATTATATCATCTTCTTCGTGTAAAAGTCATTAGGGTTTTCTGCAACTACACAACACTGCCGCCATTAATTTTTTCCacaaaatcttcttttttttttgtgcttaAACAATGTCTTAACCTACAAACTTGTAGATTTATCATATTCTGAACGATTTTTAGTATTAAATGGAAAATTGGGCGGATAAGTACGAAATTCTTAGTTTTTATGTTCTAAAATTCAAAGATCGTTTAGAATATGATAAATCTACAAGTTTGTAGGTTAAAACGTTGTTTAAAAGCAAAAAATGAAGATTTTGTGGAAAATTAATGGCGGCCGCGTTGTGTAGTTGtagaaaaccctaaaaaaaattagatgaagaagatgatataATTACAGAAATGCCATTCGTTAAGTAAATGTTGAAAAATAAAGCACAGACGCGCATCAGACCCAGATAAAACCGCAACACAACCACTAAACCACACAGTTATTGATTGTTGTTTTTTTCGGCTGATCCGGTCGGCCTGGGAGGAACGCACTTAGTGCTACAGAGTGGACTAGCCCGAAAGCGTACCACACTGTCTGACCCGAGTTTGGAATACCTTCCGACTAATGCCAGGGGATGGACCAATCATCTGTTATGTCCCACCATTTAAACCACTTGGACCGAAGCTCAAGCCCATACTGACCAAATAGTGATAATTTAGTGAtaataaactatttattatatatacttttattatcttatatagaaaaatcacaTATTAATCTCTAAGAAACAGGTGAACAATCCGTTAACTCCACGTAAGTACCATAACCATTTGACTAACGGAGACACGGTCAAAGTATGGATATACTTAAATTTTTATTGTTCATGTatgaattttgtatatattaattaagtgTTGGTGTATGTTTTAGCACATGATCCGAGTGTATGTACCGATCCGGACTACGGTACTCTGTTGTTGATGTATGTATTGACGATTT
This region of Brassica napus cultivar Da-Ae chromosome C5, Da-Ae, whole genome shotgun sequence genomic DNA includes:
- the LOC106400240 gene encoding protein indeterminate-domain 6, chloroplastic-like; its protein translation is MSSSYNNTISSSFTQSFPLLAIGANNFNREETAMTMNQRPNSVSPPPRRLRNKPGNPSPDAEVIALTPEEIMATNRFQCEVCKKRFQREQNLQLHKRGHNLPFNLKQKSDEEVRRKVYVCPEPTCVYHDPSRALGDLTGIKKHYYRKHGEKKFKCEKCDKCYAVESDCKAHSKICGTKEYRCVCDTKFSRRDSYDTHRAFCDALAQESAGNPNMSFTEMLAAAGGSNGSTGHGFYGGVASSAVSHNHIGNNSNTDFAPLAPGHNLNRSSSQKFEDFSPQSTYPNHGRTSFPVQYPSNQGLLARNDQNLMNQHGLINSNNNNNNLFNPGYFQANTQNLSDQTGAPPLFNHADNNVPPALLRGSSVAANNFGGNGNVNFQGQMNSLAATSGHQGRPGSSIFDHRFGNNLSMGGSDRRTLDFLGVNDRGGRNEPPLDLDMKFSDPNNPFGNV